In the Streptomyces sp. f51 genome, one interval contains:
- a CDS encoding Clp protease N-terminal domain-containing protein: MEAVSPRIPQQSAASGPNHAAIEAGLGADLAPVVSGARRRALRDGDRQIDTAHLLHSLLESDPAARAAFDGGPQLARLLGYLVQRSIGYGLRWQSAVENSGAGPVAAGPGWSPVAAAAMEEAYERAVLRGDERAGGPDLLAALIADPRSRAVEVLERAGVDLPRLLERLGSGRDERQECAGRGDAG, from the coding sequence GTGGAGGCTGTGTCGCCCCGTATTCCCCAGCAGTCCGCCGCGAGCGGACCGAACCACGCCGCCATCGAGGCCGGACTCGGCGCGGACCTGGCCCCGGTGGTGTCCGGCGCGCGCAGACGGGCGCTGCGCGACGGGGACCGGCAGATCGACACGGCTCACCTGCTGCACTCCCTGCTGGAGTCCGACCCCGCGGCGCGTGCCGCGTTCGACGGCGGTCCGCAGCTCGCCCGGCTGCTCGGCTACCTCGTGCAGCGCAGCATCGGGTACGGCCTCCGCTGGCAGAGCGCCGTCGAGAACTCGGGCGCCGGACCCGTGGCGGCCGGGCCTGGCTGGTCCCCGGTCGCGGCCGCCGCGATGGAGGAGGCGTACGAGCGTGCCGTCCTGCGGGGTGACGAGCGCGCCGGTGGCCCCGACCTGCTCGCGGCACTGATCGCCGATCCCCGGTCACGGGCCGTCGAGGTGCTCGAGCGGGCGGGTGTCGACCTCCCGCGACTGCTGGAACGTCTCGGGAGCGGCCGCGACGAGCGCCAGGA
- a CDS encoding SRPBCC family protein, translating into MAEVSAEARIEAPAEKIWAQLTDWSSYGEWNATHTNFPKGGPEKLEVGGTFAENMKLMGFPAEVTWTIGELEPGRILAIHGKGPMSVNVSTRYTLTPDGGATSVRIDGEFTGAAVSLMAGKLRDSATAALDESLRKLAALVA; encoded by the coding sequence ATGGCCGAAGTCAGCGCGGAGGCACGGATCGAGGCCCCCGCCGAGAAGATCTGGGCCCAGCTCACGGACTGGTCCTCCTACGGCGAGTGGAACGCGACCCACACCAACTTCCCGAAGGGCGGCCCGGAGAAGCTCGAAGTGGGCGGCACCTTCGCGGAGAACATGAAGCTCATGGGCTTCCCGGCCGAGGTCACCTGGACCATCGGGGAACTGGAGCCCGGCCGGATCCTGGCCATCCACGGCAAGGGCCCGATGTCGGTGAACGTCTCCACGCGCTACACGCTCACTCCCGACGGCGGCGCGACCTCGGTGCGGATCGACGGGGAGTTCACGGGCGCGGCCGTCTCGCTGATGGCCGGCAAGCTCAGGGACTCGGCGACGGCCGCCCTCGACGAGTCGCTGCGCAAACTGGCCGCGCTGGTGGCCTGA
- a CDS encoding PadR family transcriptional regulator: MRSRGEDFGYEHEHGQGRHGGPGHRGRGGFEGRRGAFGPFGPGGPGGGPGGPGFGFGGPGFGPGPWGGRGGRGGPRGRARRGDVRASILALLKDRPMHGYEMIQEIAERSGGAWKPSPGSVYPTLQLLEDEGLITSEAEGGKKLFSLTESGVSAADEGPDAPWEEAGRGVDWETLHEIRQAGFGLMEAFGQVWKTGSKGQRDKALAVINEARKKLYLILADED, from the coding sequence ATGCGTTCCCGTGGAGAAGACTTCGGATACGAGCACGAGCACGGACAGGGGCGCCACGGCGGCCCCGGCCATCGGGGTCGGGGCGGCTTCGAGGGGCGGCGAGGAGCTTTCGGGCCCTTCGGTCCCGGTGGACCCGGCGGCGGCCCCGGCGGTCCCGGCTTCGGCTTCGGCGGACCCGGCTTCGGCCCGGGCCCCTGGGGCGGGCGCGGTGGCCGCGGCGGTCCGCGCGGCAGGGCGCGGCGCGGCGACGTACGCGCGTCGATCCTCGCCCTGCTCAAGGACCGGCCCATGCACGGTTACGAGATGATCCAGGAGATCGCCGAGCGCAGCGGCGGGGCGTGGAAGCCCAGCCCGGGTTCGGTGTACCCGACCCTGCAACTGCTGGAGGACGAGGGCCTGATCACCAGCGAGGCCGAGGGCGGCAAGAAGCTGTTTTCGCTCACCGAGTCGGGCGTCAGCGCGGCCGACGAGGGCCCCGACGCGCCTTGGGAAGAGGCCGGGCGCGGGGTCGACTGGGAGACGCTGCACGAGATCCGGCAGGCGGGGTTCGGCCTCATGGAGGCCTTCGGCCAGGTCTGGAAGACCGGCAGCAAGGGCCAGCGCGACAAGGCGCTGGCGGTCATCAACGAAGCCCGCAAGAAGCTGTACCTGATCCTCGCCGACGAGGACTGA
- a CDS encoding PhzF family phenazine biosynthesis protein: protein MRIRIVDAFTDRPFAGNPAGVLLLDAFPDDAWLQNVALEVNHAETAFTHRLPEGGDADWALRWFTPATEVALCGHATLAAAHVLTSTRAHEGPVRFATRSGVLIATPEADGSITLDFPTAPLTPVEIPDGVAGALGAEPLGTFDTGPNTGDLLVELGDEKTVRGLTPDHRALARYSERGIIATARAEDPSRGYDFVSRGFFPNVGIDEDPVTGSAHTALAPFWSERLGRSALTGLQASPRSGLVRTEVRGDRTLLSGHAVTVIEGDLLA, encoded by the coding sequence ATGCGGATTCGTATCGTCGACGCCTTCACCGACCGCCCCTTCGCCGGCAACCCGGCAGGGGTCCTCCTCCTCGACGCCTTCCCCGACGACGCCTGGCTCCAGAACGTGGCCCTGGAGGTCAACCACGCGGAGACGGCGTTCACCCACCGCCTTCCGGAGGGCGGCGACGCCGACTGGGCGCTGCGCTGGTTCACCCCAGCCACCGAGGTCGCCCTGTGCGGGCACGCGACCCTCGCCGCGGCCCACGTCCTGACCAGCACCCGCGCCCACGAGGGCCCGGTGCGCTTCGCCACGCGCAGCGGTGTCCTCATCGCCACACCGGAGGCCGACGGCTCCATCACCCTGGACTTCCCGACCGCGCCGCTCACGCCGGTCGAGATCCCCGACGGTGTCGCCGGCGCCCTCGGCGCCGAACCGCTCGGCACCTTCGACACCGGCCCGAACACCGGTGACCTGCTGGTGGAGCTCGGCGACGAGAAGACGGTCCGCGGCCTCACCCCGGACCACAGGGCGCTCGCCCGCTACTCCGAACGCGGCATCATCGCGACCGCCCGCGCCGAGGATCCCTCCCGGGGCTACGACTTCGTCTCCCGCGGCTTCTTCCCGAACGTCGGCATCGACGAGGACCCGGTCACCGGCAGCGCCCACACCGCCCTGGCCCCGTTCTGGTCGGAGCGCCTCGGCCGGTCCGCCCTCACCGGCCTCCAGGCATCCCCGCGCTCCGGTCTGGTCCGCACCGAGGTGCGTGGCGACCGCACCCTGCTCTCGGGACACGCGGTCACGGTGATCGAGGGCGACCTGCTCGCGTAG
- a CDS encoding CPBP family intramembrane glutamic endopeptidase, with product MQVEAGSVADSFPAERLTRRVFRDETLLVLALSLGASGVSALISFVGSVTKPGGLKDQAATLNASAAPGRPWLDLAWQLFGIASALVPVALVAHLLMREGQGMRVIGFDRTRPWPDLGRGALVASVIGSTGIAFYLAARAFGANLTVVPEALPDVWWKFPVLILSAVQNAVLEEVIVVGYLLRRLGQLGWTPGTALMASAVLRGSYHLYQGIGGFVGNMAMGVVFVYLYRRWGRVGPLVVAHSLLDIGAFVGYALLAGKVGWLPTA from the coding sequence GTGCAGGTGGAGGCGGGATCGGTGGCCGATTCTTTTCCGGCCGAGAGGCTGACCCGGCGGGTTTTCCGGGACGAGACGCTGCTCGTCCTGGCGTTGTCGCTCGGCGCGAGCGGAGTGTCCGCGCTGATCAGTTTCGTCGGCTCGGTGACGAAGCCGGGGGGTCTGAAGGACCAGGCGGCCACCCTGAACGCCTCGGCGGCGCCGGGCCGGCCCTGGCTCGACCTGGCCTGGCAGCTCTTCGGCATCGCGTCGGCTCTGGTGCCGGTCGCGCTCGTCGCGCACCTGCTGATGCGCGAGGGCCAGGGGATGCGGGTGATCGGTTTCGACCGCACCCGTCCCTGGCCCGATCTCGGACGGGGTGCCCTGGTCGCGTCGGTGATCGGCAGCACGGGAATCGCCTTCTACCTGGCCGCGCGCGCGTTCGGCGCGAACCTCACGGTGGTGCCCGAGGCGTTGCCGGACGTGTGGTGGAAGTTCCCGGTGCTGATCCTCTCGGCGGTGCAGAACGCCGTGCTGGAGGAGGTCATCGTCGTCGGGTATCTGCTGCGCAGACTCGGGCAGTTGGGGTGGACGCCGGGGACCGCGCTGATGGCGAGCGCGGTGCTGCGTGGCTCGTACCACCTCTACCAGGGCATCGGCGGGTTCGTCGGCAACATGGCGATGGGCGTGGTCTTCGTCTACCTGTACCGGCGCTGGGGCCGGGTCGGGCCGCTGGTGGTCGCGCACTCGCTGCTCGACATCGGCGCCTTCGTCGGGTACGCGCTGCTCGCGGGGAAGGTGGGCTGGCTCCCGACGGCGTGA